One region of Priestia megaterium genomic DNA includes:
- a CDS encoding LacI family DNA-binding transcriptional regulator has protein sequence MKPTIYSVAEEAGVSISTVSKVINQTGHISERTRQKVIEVMGQLNYHPSVVASALTGKPTKTIGLLVPDISNPFFADLARSIEDRSHERGFHVVMCNTDNDAEKEKKYLSLLIRQRIDGLIVASAFRNANLLKNMLKQDIPISVIASEIPHISVNTVTVDDYKGSYLATDYLLSLHHKKIAIITENAKSNHARLDAFRDAMQENGITVLPQHVITTEASIQKGYESAKQIFLMKEKVTAIFACNDLLAIGVIQAAKEFNIDVPNDLSVIGFDNTVLSTTITPMLTTVAQPTKEMAVNVVDLLVREMEYSTMHKEHLLLEPKLIVRKSTAPLRRNATASANN, from the coding sequence ATGAAGCCAACCATCTATAGTGTGGCTGAAGAAGCAGGTGTATCAATTTCCACCGTATCAAAAGTTATCAATCAAACCGGTCACATTAGTGAAAGAACAAGACAAAAAGTAATTGAGGTTATGGGGCAGTTGAATTACCATCCAAGCGTCGTAGCATCTGCTTTAACAGGAAAGCCTACTAAAACGATTGGGCTTCTCGTACCCGACATCTCCAACCCTTTTTTTGCCGATTTGGCAAGAAGCATAGAAGACCGAAGTCATGAGCGAGGTTTCCATGTTGTAATGTGTAATACCGATAACGATGCGGAAAAAGAGAAAAAATATCTATCGCTGTTAATTCGTCAGAGAATCGACGGTTTAATTGTAGCATCTGCTTTTCGCAATGCTAATCTTTTAAAAAATATGCTGAAGCAAGATATACCCATTAGCGTTATTGCTTCAGAAATCCCTCACATATCTGTTAATACAGTGACAGTGGATGACTATAAGGGAAGCTATTTGGCGACTGATTATTTGCTATCTTTGCATCATAAAAAAATTGCGATTATTACAGAAAATGCAAAAAGTAATCACGCCCGTTTAGATGCTTTTCGAGATGCCATGCAAGAAAATGGAATCACTGTGTTACCTCAGCACGTTATTACGACCGAAGCAAGTATTCAAAAAGGATATGAAAGTGCTAAGCAAATTTTTTTAATGAAGGAGAAAGTGACGGCTATTTTTGCTTGTAACGATTTACTGGCTATTGGCGTCATACAAGCGGCAAAAGAATTCAACATTGATGTGCCGAATGACTTATCAGTGATTGGCTTTGATAATACCGTCCTTTCTACTACCATCACGCCCATGTTGACGACGGTAGCACAACCGACAAAAGAAATGGCTGTAAACGTAGTGGATTTGCTGGTTAGAGAAATGGAATACTCAACGATGCATAAAGAACATTTACTTCTTGAGCCGAAATTGATTGTCCGGAAATCGACGGCTCCGTTACGAAGAAACGCCACAGCATCTGCAAATAATTGA
- a CDS encoding 5-deoxy-glucuronate isomerase, translating into MLGKLGELNKGYNVLTEMAGQHKDMLMDIGIYNMSQGKEETLLDSSNETAILLLEGKVKLEWEGHSREIQRESLFEEEPWCLHVSKNVEVKITALANSEVLVQKTDNEKEFSSKLYTPEDCQNTVAGEGVWEGTAQRVIRTIFDYNNAPYSNLVIGEVISYPGRWSSYPPHHHDQPEVYYYRFDKPQGFGCAMVGEDAYRVVDNSFITIPGELDHPQATAPGYAMYFCWMIRHLDNNPWTDRIMEEEHKWLLEPDAKIWPEK; encoded by the coding sequence ATGCTAGGTAAATTAGGTGAATTAAATAAAGGATACAACGTACTTACAGAAATGGCCGGTCAGCACAAAGATATGCTGATGGATATTGGGATTTATAATATGTCTCAAGGAAAAGAGGAAACTTTACTAGACAGCAGCAATGAAACGGCTATTCTTTTACTAGAAGGAAAGGTAAAGCTAGAGTGGGAAGGACATTCGAGAGAAATTCAGCGTGAGTCTCTTTTTGAAGAAGAGCCTTGGTGTTTGCACGTTTCGAAAAATGTGGAGGTTAAAATTACCGCGCTTGCCAATAGTGAAGTACTAGTTCAAAAAACGGATAATGAAAAAGAATTTTCATCAAAATTATATACGCCTGAAGACTGTCAAAATACAGTAGCTGGTGAAGGAGTATGGGAAGGTACCGCTCAGCGTGTCATTCGGACAATCTTTGATTATAATAACGCTCCTTATTCTAACCTTGTTATTGGAGAAGTTATTTCTTATCCAGGAAGATGGTCGAGCTATCCGCCTCATCATCATGACCAGCCTGAAGTATATTACTATCGTTTTGACAAGCCGCAAGGATTTGGCTGTGCAATGGTTGGAGAAGATGCATACCGTGTAGTTGATAATAGTTTTATTACAATTCCAGGTGAATTAGATCATCCTCAAGCAACGGCTCCCGGCTATGCGATGTACTTCTGCTGGATGATTCGCCATCTTGACAATAATCCATGGACAGACCGTATTATGGAAGAAGAGCATAAGTGGTTATTAGAGCCGGATGCAAAAATTTGGCCTGAAAAATAA
- a CDS encoding YitT family protein, whose translation MKTIYKDIILIIAGALLVAASIDFFVIPNKLGDGSTVGIALVLYYLFHIPTSISTFLVNLVFIALAYKFLTKKTILYTILGAVMTSVFLGLVSYIPFHVHDMILGIVFGALLMGTGLALIFIADGSTGGTTLLAYLLNYTKGYNISKSMFYMDSVIILASVFAIGVNNTLYTFIFVYLCAKIVDVVIEGFHNKKAMTIMSDQYKDIAQVITSEFGNAATIFYGYGYYANKDKRIIYVVIKKNELLKIKKKIQQIDPNSFIVIHEVKEVVGGKFGFIGNSPHETKAAAK comes from the coding sequence TTGAAAACAATCTATAAAGACATCATTTTAATTATTGCCGGAGCGCTTTTAGTTGCTGCATCCATTGACTTTTTCGTCATTCCAAATAAATTAGGTGACGGAAGTACGGTTGGTATTGCTCTTGTTTTATATTATTTATTTCATATCCCTACAAGTATCAGCACATTTCTTGTGAACCTTGTATTCATTGCCTTAGCTTATAAATTTCTAACTAAAAAAACCATTCTCTATACGATTCTAGGAGCTGTCATGACGTCCGTTTTCTTAGGTCTGGTCAGCTATATTCCTTTTCACGTTCACGACATGATTTTAGGAATTGTATTCGGGGCTTTACTAATGGGAACAGGACTGGCACTCATTTTTATCGCGGATGGATCTACCGGCGGCACAACTCTTTTAGCTTATTTATTAAACTACACAAAAGGCTACAATATCTCGAAAAGCATGTTCTACATGGACAGCGTCATTATTTTAGCATCGGTTTTTGCTATTGGCGTCAACAATACCCTCTATACTTTTATATTCGTCTATCTTTGTGCTAAAATCGTCGATGTTGTTATCGAAGGTTTCCACAACAAAAAAGCAATGACGATTATGTCTGATCAGTACAAAGACATTGCGCAAGTTATCACCAGTGAATTTGGAAATGCAGCTACCATTTTTTATGGATATGGCTACTATGCCAACAAAGATAAACGCATTATCTACGTTGTTATTAAAAAGAACGAGTTATTAAAAATTAAAAAGAAAATCCAGCAAATTGACCCGAATTCTTTTATTGTCATCCACGAAGTAAAAGAAGTTGTCGGCGGAAAATTTGGATTTATCGGCAATTCGCCTCATGAAACAAAAGCCGCTGCTAAATAA
- a CDS encoding Lrp/AsnC family transcriptional regulator, translating to MLDNTDKRILEELSKNGRMKMKELGEKVHLTGQAASARVLKLEDEGIIKGYTINIDERKLGYTVHAFLNIYTQSIHHHPYLTFVESQKKYVINNFKISGDGCYLLECKFHSNEELNDFLTELNQHVNYKLSIVINK from the coding sequence ATGTTAGATAATACAGATAAGCGCATACTAGAAGAGCTATCAAAAAATGGACGTATGAAGATGAAAGAATTAGGAGAAAAAGTGCATTTAACCGGACAAGCCGCTTCTGCTAGAGTATTAAAGTTAGAAGATGAAGGCATTATCAAAGGCTATACAATTAACATTGATGAACGAAAACTTGGCTACACCGTCCATGCATTTTTAAATATCTATACGCAGAGCATTCATCACCACCCCTACCTTACATTTGTAGAAAGTCAGAAGAAGTACGTCATCAACAACTTTAAAATCAGCGGCGATGGCTGTTACTTACTAGAATGTAAATTTCATTCGAATGAAGAATTAAATGATTTTTTGACAGAGCTAAATCAGCATGTGAATTACAAACTTTCAATCGTCATTAACAAATAA
- a CDS encoding QueT transporter family protein encodes MNIRTLCVNGLLAAMYIAVSMLIQPFGFTNIQFRISEMFNHLIVFNKKYVYGIVLGVFLTNLFFSPMVAYDLVFGVGQSVLSLLITIFSMRYIKNMWARMLINTLVFTFTMFIIAFELHLAFDLPFFFTWLTTAVGEFVVMLVGAPIMAAINKRVQFNKLVG; translated from the coding sequence ATGAATATAAGAACACTTTGCGTCAACGGTCTTTTAGCAGCTATGTATATTGCTGTTAGCATGTTAATTCAGCCGTTTGGCTTCACCAATATCCAATTTCGTATATCAGAAATGTTCAATCATTTGATTGTATTTAATAAAAAGTACGTGTACGGCATTGTACTAGGGGTATTTCTGACGAATTTGTTTTTTTCACCAATGGTCGCTTATGATCTGGTGTTTGGGGTAGGACAATCTGTACTATCATTACTCATTACCATTTTTTCTATGCGCTACATTAAAAATATGTGGGCTCGTATGCTTATTAATACACTTGTGTTTACGTTTACGATGTTTATTATTGCGTTTGAACTGCACCTAGCATTTGATTTACCATTTTTCTTTACATGGTTAACAACAGCTGTTGGTGAGTTTGTGGTTATGCTTGTTGGAGCACCAATTATGGCGGCCATTAATAAACGTGTACAATTTAATAAGCTAGTTGGATAA
- a CDS encoding MFS transporter, giving the protein MLPSGFLMLPGGVTLALTAMVGGHLFDKIGFKPLLLTSLILLTFILSLFTTISSETTTMTAAILYAAFTIGVGLSIGPVMTLALNQVPKPLHAHGSGISNTINQVAGAIGPALYTSIMTMASQHFIQQSNEANKTLLQIKSMTSGVHTVYYVAIAFAIVSFLLTLTLKKKDQQLETQ; this is encoded by the coding sequence TTGCTACCATCAGGTTTTCTTATGCTTCCAGGAGGAGTAACGCTGGCTCTGACAGCTATGGTCGGAGGACATTTGTTCGATAAAATTGGATTTAAGCCGCTGCTTTTAACAAGTTTAATTCTTTTAACGTTTATTTTAAGTTTGTTCACTACCATTTCAAGCGAAACAACTACGATGACTGCAGCTATTTTATACGCTGCCTTTACAATTGGCGTAGGTTTAAGCATAGGGCCCGTGATGACGCTTGCTTTAAATCAAGTACCTAAACCTCTTCACGCTCACGGTTCAGGCATTTCAAATACGATTAACCAAGTTGCAGGCGCGATTGGACCAGCTTTGTATACAAGTATTATGACTATGGCTTCTCAGCACTTTATTCAACAATCAAATGAAGCGAATAAAACGCTGTTACAAATAAAAAGTATGACAAGCGGGGTCCATACCGTCTATTATGTAGCCATCGCTTTCGCTATCGTTTCGTTCCTGCTCACTCTTACGTTAAAGAAAAAAGACCAGCAGCTGGAGACGCAATAA
- the rluF gene encoding 23S rRNA pseudouridine(2604) synthase RluF: MIHLRLNKFISESGKASRRGADKLISEGRVTVNGKVAKIGDQVKPGDDIRVSGQQLRIARNNVYIALNKPVGITSTSEKKVKGNIIDLVNHPLRIHHVGRLDKDSDGLILLTNDGDIINEILRAENKHEKEYIVAVDKPITPEFIKNMSEGVKILGTKTLPCKVTQLSKYEFQIILTQGLNRQIRRMCEVLGYEVYRLQRTRIMNIHLNNLPVGQWRDLTKKERTQLFKELDYEPKEW, translated from the coding sequence GTGATTCACCTGAGACTGAATAAATTTATTAGCGAATCTGGCAAAGCGTCAAGACGCGGGGCAGATAAGTTAATTAGTGAAGGAAGAGTAACCGTTAATGGAAAGGTTGCAAAAATCGGAGATCAAGTTAAGCCTGGCGATGATATTCGAGTAAGCGGCCAACAGCTTCGGATTGCTCGAAATAATGTATATATTGCACTTAATAAACCAGTCGGCATTACAAGTACGAGTGAGAAAAAAGTAAAGGGAAACATCATTGACTTAGTCAATCACCCTTTGCGTATTCATCATGTCGGACGACTAGATAAGGATTCAGACGGCTTAATTTTACTTACAAATGACGGCGATATTATTAACGAAATTTTACGTGCAGAAAACAAGCATGAAAAAGAATATATTGTTGCAGTAGATAAGCCGATTACACCCGAGTTTATCAAAAACATGTCTGAGGGAGTAAAAATTTTAGGTACAAAAACGCTTCCTTGTAAAGTGACACAGCTGTCTAAGTACGAGTTTCAAATTATTTTAACACAGGGCTTAAATCGTCAAATTCGCCGTATGTGTGAAGTGCTCGGATATGAAGTATACCGACTTCAGCGTACGCGTATTATGAATATTCACTTAAACAACTTGCCTGTTGGGCAATGGAGAGATTTAACGAAAAAAGAGCGTACGCAGCTATTCAAAGAATTAGACTATGAACCTAAAGAGTGGTAA
- a CDS encoding TRM11 family SAM-dependent methyltransferase gives MNNHTQLPQYIYTYACSEEELSLCQLERRSLFEIETEKPIIKSAVKLDPSRSPFIKERLDIMYESDDLADICKQVEDIDLGNQTFKLIFMKINDLEKDQKISYKGQRAIERDVGWHFVAEADLHNPDHLFGIVPFEGRWYFGKYQKSEAVWLHHLKKPREYSTALSTRLARAVANIAVPKPEGIKAIDPCCGIGTVLVEALSMGIDIVGRDINPLVTDGSRENIAHFGLKGDVKTGPISDVTTHYDVAIIDMPYNLYTHATPEDQLSILKHARRFADKVVVITVDTIDHMIHEAGFSISDRCVARKSVFSRQVVVCE, from the coding sequence TTGAATAACCATACGCAGCTGCCTCAGTATATCTACACATACGCATGCAGCGAAGAGGAACTCTCACTATGTCAATTAGAGAGACGCTCTCTTTTTGAAATTGAAACTGAGAAACCTATCATAAAAAGCGCCGTTAAACTTGATCCAAGCAGAAGCCCTTTTATCAAAGAGCGATTAGATATTATGTATGAATCAGATGACCTTGCAGATATTTGCAAACAAGTAGAAGATATTGACCTTGGAAATCAAACATTTAAACTCATTTTTATGAAAATTAATGACTTGGAAAAAGATCAAAAAATAAGCTATAAAGGTCAGCGTGCGATTGAACGTGATGTGGGTTGGCATTTTGTAGCAGAAGCAGACTTGCATAACCCTGACCATTTGTTTGGAATTGTTCCATTTGAAGGACGCTGGTATTTTGGAAAATATCAAAAAAGCGAAGCTGTATGGCTGCATCATTTGAAGAAACCGCGTGAATACTCTACGGCACTCAGTACCCGCCTTGCAAGAGCTGTAGCTAACATTGCCGTTCCAAAGCCTGAAGGAATCAAAGCTATTGATCCATGCTGTGGTATTGGTACAGTCCTCGTAGAAGCTCTTTCAATGGGCATTGATATTGTAGGACGCGATATCAACCCACTTGTGACCGACGGATCTCGTGAAAATATTGCGCATTTCGGCTTAAAGGGTGATGTCAAAACCGGACCGATTTCGGATGTTACCACTCACTATGACGTAGCGATCATCGACATGCCTTACAATCTCTACACCCACGCGACGCCTGAAGATCAGCTTTCTATTTTAAAACACGCTCGCCGCTTTGCGGATAAAGTAGTCGTGATTACAGTAGACACGATTGACCATATGATTCATGAAGCTGGCTTTTCTATTTCAGATCGCTGCGTAGCGCGCAAAAGCGTATTTTCTAGACAAGTAGTTGTATGCGAATAA
- a CDS encoding tautomerase family protein, whose translation MPLLRFDVIEGRDEKELKTLLDATHRAMLEAFGVPERDRYQIVHQHPAHEMIIEDTGLGFERSKDLVIISVTSKQRTEEQKQALYKLIVKELGESCGIQPSDIMISIVENGNADWSFGMGEAQFLTGKL comes from the coding sequence ATGCCATTACTTAGATTTGATGTAATAGAAGGAAGAGACGAAAAAGAGTTAAAAACATTACTAGACGCTACTCATCGAGCGATGCTAGAAGCCTTTGGCGTCCCAGAACGCGATCGTTATCAAATTGTACATCAGCATCCTGCTCATGAAATGATTATTGAAGATACAGGTCTTGGCTTTGAGAGAAGCAAGGATTTGGTTATTATAAGTGTGACGAGCAAACAGCGAACAGAAGAGCAAAAACAAGCTCTTTACAAATTAATTGTAAAAGAGCTGGGAGAAAGCTGCGGAATTCAGCCAAGCGACATTATGATTTCAATTGTTGAAAACGGTAATGCTGACTGGAGCTTTGGTATGGGAGAAGCTCAATTCTTAACTGGGAAATTATAA
- the ftsZ gene encoding cell division protein FtsZ has protein sequence MFGFDGDVSPLVRIKVIGVGGGGNNTVNRMIEHGVQGVEFIAVNTDAQALNLSKADVKMQIGAALTRGLGAGANPEVGREAAEESREQIQEVLQGADMVFVTAGMGGGTGTGAAPVIAQIARELNALTIGVVTRPFKFEGNKRTKQAVGGITAMNESVDTLIVIPNDRLLEIVDKKTPMLEAFREADNVLRQGIQGISDLIAVPGLINLDFADVKTIMSNQGFALMGIGRASGSDRAIEAAKKAISSPLLDASIDGARGVLLNITSGSSLSLYEVQEAADIVTSASDQDLNMIFGSVINEDLKDEMMVTVIATGFDDEGISPSASTSRVSRARY, from the coding sequence ATGTTTGGATTTGATGGAGATGTATCGCCATTAGTGCGAATTAAAGTAATTGGAGTCGGCGGTGGAGGAAATAACACCGTTAACCGTATGATTGAACATGGTGTACAAGGGGTAGAATTTATCGCCGTTAATACGGATGCTCAGGCGCTTAATTTATCTAAAGCAGATGTGAAAATGCAGATTGGTGCGGCATTAACGCGAGGATTAGGTGCAGGAGCTAATCCAGAAGTAGGAAGAGAAGCTGCAGAAGAAAGCAGAGAGCAAATTCAAGAAGTACTGCAAGGCGCAGATATGGTATTCGTAACAGCTGGCATGGGGGGAGGCACTGGTACTGGAGCAGCTCCGGTTATTGCCCAAATTGCCCGTGAACTAAATGCTTTAACAATTGGAGTAGTTACTCGTCCTTTCAAGTTTGAAGGAAATAAACGTACCAAGCAAGCAGTAGGCGGTATTACTGCGATGAATGAATCGGTAGATACCCTTATTGTCATTCCAAACGACCGTTTGCTTGAAATCGTTGATAAAAAGACACCTATGCTTGAAGCATTCCGTGAAGCAGATAATGTTCTTCGCCAAGGTATTCAAGGTATTTCAGATTTAATCGCTGTTCCAGGGCTGATTAACCTTGACTTTGCTGATGTAAAAACAATTATGTCTAATCAAGGATTTGCGCTTATGGGTATCGGACGAGCTTCGGGATCAGATCGAGCAATTGAAGCAGCGAAAAAAGCGATTTCTAGTCCGCTGCTAGATGCATCGATTGATGGAGCAAGAGGCGTGCTGCTGAACATTACGAGCGGCAGCAGCCTGAGTCTTTACGAAGTACAGGAAGCAGCAGATATTGTCACGTCCGCTTCTGATCAGGACTTAAATATGATTTTTGGATCTGTGATTAATGAAGATTTAAAGGACGAAATGATGGTAACCGTTATTGCCACTGGATTTGATGATGAAGGTATTTCACCATCAGCTTCCACTTCTAGAGTTTCAAGAGCACGCTACTAA
- the nikA gene encoding nickel ABC transporter substrate-binding protein gives MINNKKLVSMIFLVLLCLTACAPNEESVSIKERKKTDKSVTFLFNFTSATLDPHTDDNYTAVRGGVGETLVKINDDLKIKPWLAEKWETKDNGLTWTFMIRKNITFQNGKALDANAVKSSLQRTIDQSYAMKNALNIKEMKANSHALTITLKEPMPKFPSELVHPNTAIIDVDASNIAKKPIGTGPFRVLSFDQGNQVKLERYENYWGGKVKLKSAIFGFNEDANARVAALQSGTADIIYRPPLESLGTLQTDPSFKVSGVPSVRTHLLLYNQTNDALKDENVRKAIDTLLNRKEIVSSIMNNQAAAARGPFLPQFPFADSTANEQRGMTSAKKYLEKAGYQIKNDKAIKNGKPLSLSLVTYSSLPELPLIAQLIQSNAKELGITIKIHLVEDSDEYVMAKDDWDLALYSLITAPRGDASYYLSTNYLPGGGLNASRINDDTLTKMIEQLNSTVDDAKRDQLAKQATALINRKMLTSSIVHPNIVVAYNQKVKNWTTNPSEYYMLTQHLDVTP, from the coding sequence ATGATAAATAATAAAAAACTTGTATCTATGATATTTCTCGTGTTACTTTGCCTCACTGCTTGCGCTCCTAATGAAGAGAGCGTAAGTATAAAAGAAAGAAAGAAAACGGATAAAAGTGTGACGTTTTTATTTAATTTTACATCTGCAACGCTTGATCCTCATACGGACGATAATTATACAGCAGTTCGTGGGGGAGTAGGGGAGACGCTTGTTAAAATCAACGACGATTTAAAAATAAAGCCTTGGCTTGCTGAAAAGTGGGAAACGAAAGATAACGGCCTTACATGGACATTTATGATAAGAAAGAACATCACGTTTCAAAATGGAAAAGCGCTAGATGCAAATGCCGTTAAGTCTTCTCTTCAAAGAACGATAGATCAAAGTTATGCGATGAAAAACGCTTTAAATATTAAAGAAATGAAAGCGAACAGTCATGCGCTGACAATTACATTAAAAGAACCAATGCCTAAATTTCCTTCTGAATTAGTGCATCCAAATACAGCTATTATAGATGTTGATGCTTCTAATATAGCTAAGAAGCCCATTGGTACGGGTCCATTTCGCGTCTTGTCTTTTGATCAAGGAAATCAAGTAAAATTAGAAAGATATGAAAATTATTGGGGTGGAAAAGTGAAATTGAAAAGTGCGATCTTTGGATTTAACGAAGATGCTAATGCGCGAGTTGCTGCTCTTCAATCTGGAACAGCCGATATTATTTATCGCCCGCCTTTAGAAAGCTTGGGCACTTTACAAACAGATCCGTCTTTTAAAGTAAGTGGAGTACCTAGTGTGCGCACCCATTTATTGCTTTACAATCAAACTAATGACGCATTAAAAGACGAAAATGTAAGAAAAGCTATCGATACCTTATTGAACCGAAAAGAAATTGTTAGCAGCATCATGAACAATCAAGCGGCAGCGGCTCGAGGTCCATTTTTACCCCAATTTCCTTTTGCTGATAGTACTGCTAATGAGCAAAGAGGTATGACATCTGCTAAAAAATATTTAGAGAAAGCAGGCTATCAAATCAAAAATGACAAAGCAATCAAAAATGGAAAGCCACTATCGCTCTCTCTTGTCACATACAGTTCTTTGCCAGAACTGCCTTTAATTGCTCAGCTTATACAGTCTAATGCCAAAGAGTTAGGAATTACTATTAAGATTCACCTAGTTGAAGATAGCGATGAATATGTAATGGCAAAAGATGATTGGGATTTAGCATTGTACAGCCTTATCACAGCACCTAGAGGAGATGCCAGCTATTATTTAAGTACGAACTATTTGCCCGGCGGTGGTTTAAATGCCAGCCGGATTAATGATGATACGCTAACAAAAATGATAGAACAGTTAAATTCAACAGTAGATGACGCAAAACGAGATCAGTTAGCCAAACAAGCAACCGCTTTGATTAATAGAAAAATGCTGACGTCATCGATTGTACATCCAAACATTGTTGTTGCTTATAATCAAAAAGTGAAAAACTGGACAACAAATCCAAGCGAGTATTATATGCTGACTCAGCATTTAGACGTAACACCGTAG
- a CDS encoding GNAT family N-acetyltransferase, producing the protein MQEVQMYQIKEVKENDAEVIQFVMNMRNELFPMLEKNQLPVDLLHFNEHYVQAKDAAFFAAVTENQQVIGTIGLYAYDGRFHALKERYEHRTAAEVVKCYVDPAYRRLGIGQQLLKAVEQFAQSHFYDTLYLHTHPFLPGAIPFWASQGFIKRLAEQDEPWNTLHMDRKIQRVVT; encoded by the coding sequence GTGCAAGAAGTACAAATGTATCAAATTAAAGAAGTAAAAGAAAATGATGCTGAAGTGATTCAGTTTGTCATGAATATGCGGAATGAGCTATTTCCTATGCTGGAAAAAAATCAGCTTCCTGTGGATTTGCTTCATTTTAATGAACATTACGTTCAAGCGAAAGACGCTGCTTTTTTTGCAGCTGTTACGGAAAATCAACAAGTAATTGGAACCATTGGTTTATACGCTTACGATGGACGGTTTCATGCATTAAAAGAGCGATATGAACATAGAACTGCAGCTGAGGTTGTAAAATGCTATGTCGATCCAGCGTACCGGCGTCTAGGCATTGGACAGCAGCTGTTAAAAGCAGTTGAACAATTTGCCCAAAGTCATTTTTATGACACGCTGTATCTGCATACTCATCCTTTTTTACCTGGCGCTATTCCTTTTTGGGCTTCACAAGGCTTTATCAAAAGGCTAGCTGAACAGGATGAACCATGGAATACGCTGCACATGGACAGAAAAATACAACGAGTCGTAACGTAA
- a CDS encoding YfmQ family protein — protein sequence MTWIVLLSIILVSALKILITCLPTPVVKWLMTKFQLHPTLDDQNATVTVDGKHLEGKDKMQVIDYFNKATFLKQYYVHEGNKDYYKHLEDSETPLVIDTKKGKNDVRLCVYSYHDHVDVVKQYKKKIIAYSLLSDHLQKQSITADLA from the coding sequence ATGACATGGATTGTATTACTTTCCATCATTCTTGTAAGTGCACTCAAAATATTAATAACGTGTCTTCCAACTCCAGTGGTCAAATGGCTTATGACTAAATTTCAGTTACACCCAACACTTGATGATCAAAACGCTACTGTCACAGTTGATGGGAAACATTTAGAAGGCAAAGACAAAATGCAAGTGATTGATTATTTTAATAAAGCAACATTTTTAAAACAATATTATGTCCATGAAGGAAATAAGGACTATTATAAACACCTAGAAGACAGTGAAACTCCACTTGTTATCGATACGAAAAAAGGGAAAAACGATGTTCGACTATGCGTATATAGCTATCATGATCATGTCGACGTCGTGAAACAATACAAAAAGAAGATTATCGCCTACAGCCTGCTGTCTGATCACCTTCAAAAGCAGTCCATAACAGCTGACCTAGCTTAA
- a CDS encoding lmo0937 family membrane protein → MLWTIIGLLFIFWLLGLVFHIGGGIIHILLVIAVIVLIVKLVKRI, encoded by the coding sequence ATGTTGTGGACGATTATTGGACTTTTATTTATTTTTTGGTTATTAGGATTAGTTTTTCATATTGGCGGCGGCATCATTCACATTCTTCTTGTCATTGCAGTGATTGTGCTGATCGTAAAACTTGTGAAACGAATTTAG